A genome region from Crossiella equi includes the following:
- a CDS encoding GNAT family N-acetyltransferase, which translates to MSPHVRIVHLTLPVFTALADGDLAAANAVSPVPLTPYLVTRAAQGTWLRRAKQTQEDPEEAGWVTGVIWDTDHGRAVGMSGYHGRPDEDGMVEIGYSVDPGHRRRGYARAALAALIDRARQDPAVRTVRLSISPDNTPSLGLAAQFGFVQTGELWDEEDGWENVYEISVTSP; encoded by the coding sequence ATGAGCCCGCACGTGCGCATCGTCCACCTGACCCTCCCGGTCTTCACCGCCCTGGCCGACGGCGACCTCGCCGCCGCCAACGCGGTCAGCCCCGTCCCCCTCACCCCCTACCTGGTCACCCGCGCCGCCCAGGGCACCTGGCTCCGGCGTGCCAAGCAGACCCAGGAGGACCCCGAGGAGGCGGGCTGGGTCACCGGCGTCATCTGGGACACCGACCACGGCCGCGCGGTGGGCATGTCCGGCTACCACGGCCGCCCGGACGAGGACGGCATGGTCGAGATCGGCTACTCCGTCGACCCCGGGCACCGCCGCCGGGGCTACGCGCGCGCCGCCCTCGCCGCCCTCATCGACCGCGCCCGGCAGGACCCGGCGGTGCGCACGGTCCGCCTGAGCATCAGCCCGGACAACACACCGTCCCTGGGCCTGGCCGCGCAGTTCGGGTTCGTCCAGACCGGCGAGCTGTGGGATGAGGAGGACGGCTGGGAGAACGTCTACGAGATCTCTGTGACGAGCCCGTGA
- a CDS encoding alpha/beta fold hydrolase has protein sequence MFPTATRLAGLGVVAAVAVILPVPTAQAAPAPDWQPCSKVANGWPDKDDTTTECAELRVPLDYGEPDGRQTTIAISRRKASDPAKRRGAIFLSPGGPGLPNITAPRDNTDRRFGVLNTEYDFLGMDPRGTGHSEKHPCAAGEFPPPPPNATRKEREKVAFDHQAQVNKRCFATDPEFYRQLTPSNVARDLDRVREAVGERKLGFYGVSFGTTIGQRYRALFDSRVDRMWLDSGMPPTLDHAYLDESMDVQAQNSFRGFTAWLADRDREYHFGRTPEAVRTALFALREELTRNPRVVGEVRLDGDWVRDRFAPAPSGFPANAGDLATARDGGTPAMAAEVPAPGNRPVFGLGDPRGGMEARQYDAMLCNEGIGGSDFDTVWATVAQREQRYPGVGGGYLTYYCAGWPVPQRSWQPVRGESPLQSSGHRDESTTPHPWTVATRDAVGGGLLTVLDGAHGSLSRLPCVAKVVDFFHTGRTVNTTCPGVQ, from the coding sequence ATGTTCCCCACAGCCACGCGCCTGGCCGGTCTCGGGGTGGTCGCCGCCGTCGCGGTGATCCTCCCGGTCCCCACCGCCCAGGCCGCACCCGCACCGGACTGGCAGCCGTGCAGCAAGGTGGCCAACGGCTGGCCCGACAAGGACGACACCACCACCGAGTGCGCGGAGCTCCGCGTCCCCCTGGACTACGGCGAACCCGACGGCCGCCAGACCACGATCGCGATCAGCCGCCGCAAGGCGAGCGACCCCGCCAAGCGCCGGGGCGCGATCTTCCTCAGCCCCGGCGGGCCGGGACTGCCCAACATCACCGCACCGCGCGACAACACCGACCGGCGCTTCGGTGTCCTGAACACCGAGTACGACTTCCTCGGCATGGACCCGCGCGGTACCGGCCACAGCGAGAAGCACCCCTGCGCCGCGGGCGAGTTCCCGCCCCCACCGCCGAACGCCACGCGCAAGGAGCGGGAGAAGGTGGCCTTCGACCACCAGGCGCAGGTGAACAAGCGCTGCTTCGCCACCGATCCCGAGTTCTACCGCCAGCTCACCCCGTCCAACGTCGCCCGCGACCTCGACCGCGTACGTGAGGCCGTCGGGGAGCGCAAGCTCGGCTTCTACGGCGTCTCCTTCGGCACCACGATCGGCCAGCGCTACCGCGCGCTCTTCGACAGCCGGGTGGACCGGATGTGGCTGGACTCCGGCATGCCGCCCACGCTGGACCACGCGTACCTGGACGAGTCGATGGACGTGCAGGCGCAGAACAGCTTCCGCGGGTTCACGGCCTGGCTGGCCGACCGCGACCGCGAGTACCACTTCGGCCGCACCCCCGAGGCGGTGCGCACGGCCCTGTTCGCCCTGCGCGAGGAGCTGACCCGCAACCCGCGCGTGGTGGGCGAGGTCCGGCTGGACGGCGACTGGGTCCGGGACCGGTTCGCCCCGGCTCCCTCCGGCTTCCCCGCCAACGCCGGTGACCTGGCCACCGCACGCGACGGCGGGACCCCGGCGATGGCGGCCGAGGTGCCGGCCCCGGGGAACCGGCCGGTGTTCGGCCTCGGTGACCCGCGCGGCGGCATGGAGGCCAGGCAGTACGACGCGATGCTGTGCAACGAGGGCATCGGCGGCAGCGACTTCGACACGGTCTGGGCCACGGTCGCCCAGCGCGAGCAGCGCTACCCCGGCGTGGGCGGCGGCTACCTGACCTACTACTGCGCGGGCTGGCCGGTCCCGCAGCGGTCCTGGCAGCCGGTCAGGGGCGAGAGCCCGTTGCAGAGCTCGGGGCACCGCGACGAGTCCACCACGCCCCATCCGTGGACGGTGGCCACCCGGGACGCGGTCGGCGGTGGCCTGCTGACCGTGCTGGACGGCGCGCACGGCTCCCTGTCCCGGCTGCCCTGCGTGGCCAAGGTCGTCGACTTCTTCCACACCGGCCGCACCGTCAACACCACCTGCCCGGGTGTCCAGTGA
- a CDS encoding S1 family peptidase yields MRLLPALGAALLGTLLLAPAAQAAPADFSGTADVNGCSGSVVRMPGSRDGDKALVLTNGHCYEHNRPYPDEVLVDQPSHRLFELLDASGNSIAGEHAAKALYVTMTGTDIALYQLGSTYADLVRKGVRPLTVSAERPAAGKEIRVVSGSRKQIFSCEVDALAYRVLETGYATKDVLRYGPECDTGPGTSGSPVLDAASGQVVAINNTSNREGGQCTLDNPCEMDRNGHITVHKGRGYGTQTYWLATCFGPGTRLDLDRKGCLLPRPDRR; encoded by the coding sequence GTGCGCCTCCTCCCCGCCCTCGGCGCGGCCCTGCTGGGCACGCTCCTGCTCGCACCCGCCGCGCAGGCCGCGCCCGCCGACTTCAGCGGCACCGCCGACGTCAACGGCTGTTCCGGCTCCGTGGTGCGGATGCCCGGCTCGCGCGACGGCGACAAGGCGTTGGTGCTGACCAACGGCCACTGCTACGAGCACAACCGCCCGTACCCGGACGAGGTGCTGGTGGACCAGCCCTCGCACCGACTGTTCGAGCTGCTGGACGCCTCCGGGAACTCCATCGCCGGGGAGCACGCGGCCAAGGCGCTGTACGTGACCATGACCGGCACCGACATCGCCCTGTACCAGCTGGGTTCGACCTACGCGGACCTGGTGCGCAAGGGTGTGCGCCCGCTGACCGTCTCGGCCGAGCGGCCCGCGGCGGGCAAGGAGATCCGGGTGGTGTCGGGCAGCCGCAAGCAGATCTTCTCCTGCGAGGTGGACGCGCTGGCCTACCGCGTGCTGGAGACCGGCTACGCCACCAAGGACGTGCTGCGCTACGGACCGGAGTGCGACACCGGCCCGGGCACCTCCGGGTCGCCGGTGCTGGACGCGGCCAGCGGGCAGGTGGTCGCCATCAACAACACCAGCAACCGCGAGGGCGGGCAGTGCACGCTGGACAACCCGTGCGAGATGGACCGGAACGGGCACATCACCGTCCACAAGGGACGCGGCTACGGCACGCAGACCTACTGGCTGGCAACGTGTTTCGGGCCGGGCACGCGGCTGGACCTGGACCGGAAGGGCTGCCTGCTGCCCCGGCCGGACCGCCGCTGA
- a CDS encoding DUF2975 domain-containing protein produces the protein MNRTAVLILRAFVAFALLVSVFGQFVVVPGAVREELDLYPEFADRLLPYTVVGVAGVACVQVALVAVWFLLGLVHEDAMFTARAFRWVDLVIGATTAATALSGGFLVHMLTSIQPGPVANLFGITALAFGGFALALVLVVLRGLLRKATSLEDELAVVV, from the coding sequence ATGAACCGCACCGCCGTGCTCATCCTGCGTGCTTTTGTCGCCTTCGCCCTGCTCGTGTCCGTGTTCGGCCAGTTCGTGGTCGTACCCGGCGCGGTGCGCGAGGAGCTCGACCTCTACCCGGAGTTCGCCGACCGCCTGCTGCCCTACACCGTGGTCGGAGTCGCGGGCGTGGCCTGCGTGCAGGTGGCACTGGTGGCGGTGTGGTTCCTGCTGGGCCTGGTGCACGAGGACGCGATGTTCACCGCGCGCGCCTTCCGCTGGGTGGACCTGGTCATCGGCGCCACCACCGCCGCCACCGCGCTCTCCGGCGGGTTCCTGGTGCACATGTTGACCAGCATCCAGCCCGGACCCGTCGCCAACCTCTTCGGCATCACGGCCTTGGCTTTCGGCGGGTTCGCGCTGGCGCTGGTCCTCGTCGTGCTGCGCGGCCTGCTCAGGAAGGCGACGTCCCTGGAGGACGAGCTGGCCGTGGTGGTGTGA
- a CDS encoding zinc-dependent alcohol dehydrogenase, whose amino-acid sequence MSGEPVQSLTLLGPRDLAWRDRPAPRLSAPLDALVRPIASAACDLDRRLVTSPSPFEPPFALGHEAVGEIVDLAEDDSPLRIGQRVVIPWHISCGTCENCRRALPGACVSVPRLASYGTTAGGHWGGLFDDLVRVPWARHNLTPLPSGVDPFLAASASDNLTDAFQAVRPTLTDRPGAEVLVVGGTASLGLLTALSAVALGSAAVTYLDVDEQRCAAAATAGAGVVTAEAYPDRLDGRFDLVVDASAATEGLRCALLSTRPGGTCVIRSVYFGEPRLPYFALYGTGISIVIGPPHASPHVPDVLQLIGDGALDPAPALAGPFDYADAVEVLLDPPSGKPVFTHGS is encoded by the coding sequence TTGTCGGGAGAGCCCGTGCAGAGCCTCACCCTCCTCGGTCCCCGTGACCTCGCCTGGCGGGACCGGCCAGCGCCGCGCCTGTCCGCCCCCCTGGACGCCCTGGTGCGGCCGATCGCCTCCGCCGCCTGCGACCTGGACCGCAGGCTGGTGACCTCGCCGTCCCCCTTCGAGCCCCCGTTCGCACTCGGCCACGAGGCGGTCGGCGAGATCGTCGACCTCGCCGAGGACGACTCGCCGTTGCGGATCGGCCAGCGCGTGGTCATCCCGTGGCACATCAGCTGCGGCACGTGCGAGAACTGCCGCCGGGCCCTCCCGGGCGCGTGCGTGTCGGTGCCCCGCCTCGCCTCCTACGGCACCACCGCCGGAGGCCACTGGGGCGGGCTGTTCGACGACCTGGTGCGCGTGCCCTGGGCCCGGCACAACCTCACGCCGCTGCCGTCGGGCGTCGACCCGTTCCTGGCCGCCTCCGCCTCGGACAACCTCACCGACGCCTTCCAGGCGGTCCGGCCGACCCTCACCGACCGGCCCGGCGCCGAGGTGCTCGTGGTCGGCGGCACCGCCAGCCTCGGGCTGCTCACCGCGCTCAGCGCCGTCGCCCTGGGCTCGGCCGCGGTGACCTACCTCGACGTCGACGAACAGCGGTGCGCCGCGGCCGCCACCGCGGGGGCGGGCGTCGTCACCGCCGAGGCCTACCCCGACCGGCTCGACGGCCGCTTCGACCTGGTCGTGGACGCCTCAGCCGCCACCGAGGGCCTGCGCTGCGCCCTGCTGTCCACCCGCCCCGGCGGCACCTGCGTCATCCGGTCGGTCTACTTCGGCGAGCCGCGTCTGCCGTACTTCGCCCTGTACGGCACGGGCATCAGCATCGTCATCGGCCCGCCGCACGCCAGCCCGCACGTGCCCGACGTGTTGCAGCTCATCGGCGACGGCGCCTTGGACCCGGCACCGGCCCTGGCCGGTCCGTTCGACTACGCGGACGCGGTCGAGGTGCTGCTGGACCCGCCGTCGGGCAAACCGGTGTTCACCCACGGCAGTTGA
- a CDS encoding TetR/AcrR family transcriptional regulator, translated as MPRLVHDTSAILDAAVRLLAAGSVDAITVAGVIREAGVSSGSVYHRFPNRAALLAAVWNRAVLGFHDELYGLFAGEPVAAAAALGRRTVSWCRANPADARVLLAGLGAFEPAAWPEADRRAREADQARWDQHVRRLVTDLKAATGRGTAEVLLVVVDLPYAAVRRYLSVGRDIPASLAEVVERLVRTTLTSAEAP; from the coding sequence ATGCCGCGCCTCGTCCACGACACCTCGGCGATCCTCGACGCGGCCGTGCGGCTGCTCGCGGCCGGGAGCGTGGACGCCATCACCGTCGCCGGGGTGATCCGGGAGGCCGGGGTCTCCAGCGGCTCCGTCTACCACCGGTTCCCCAACCGCGCGGCACTGCTGGCCGCCGTCTGGAACCGGGCCGTGCTGGGGTTCCACGACGAGCTGTACGGGCTCTTCGCCGGGGAGCCGGTGGCCGCGGCGGCCGCCCTCGGGCGCCGGACCGTGTCCTGGTGCCGCGCCAACCCGGCCGACGCCCGGGTGCTGCTGGCCGGGCTCGGCGCGTTCGAGCCCGCCGCCTGGCCCGAGGCGGACCGGCGGGCGCGCGAGGCCGACCAGGCGCGCTGGGACCAGCACGTCCGCCGCCTGGTCACCGATCTCAAGGCGGCGACCGGGCGCGGCACGGCGGAGGTGCTGCTCGTCGTCGTCGACCTGCCCTACGCCGCCGTGCGCCGGTACCTCAGCGTCGGCCGGGACATCCCGGCCAGCCTCGCCGAGGTCGTCGAGCGCCTCGTCCGGACGACGCTCACCTCGGCCGAAGCGCCCTGA
- a CDS encoding TetR/AcrR family transcriptional regulator C-terminal domain-containing protein, with protein MPPVARRGRPRRGTSTLTREAIVLAAIAMAEEEGLDAVAMRGLARRLGVDPMSLYHHVDNRDALLNAIAEHILAALELPTPTGELRADVRAIAHAFRTAALRHPNCATLVLTRQLASTAALAPTNAALGVLRAAGFTPERAVHGMRAVLAYLVGSLLREAEAGPSFSGANLGGVSERFGVLRDSGQEYVAEAATHLATCDHLTEFDFGLDLLITALEG; from the coding sequence ATGCCACCGGTCGCACGTCGCGGACGACCCCGGCGCGGGACGTCCACGCTCACCCGCGAGGCGATCGTGCTGGCCGCCATCGCCATGGCCGAGGAGGAGGGCCTGGACGCGGTGGCCATGCGCGGCCTGGCCCGGCGCCTCGGCGTGGACCCGATGAGCCTCTACCACCACGTGGACAACCGGGACGCGCTGCTCAACGCCATCGCCGAGCACATCCTGGCCGCCCTGGAGCTGCCGACGCCGACCGGCGAGCTGCGCGCCGACGTCCGCGCCATCGCGCACGCCTTCCGCACCGCCGCGCTGCGCCACCCCAACTGCGCCACGCTCGTGCTCACCCGCCAGCTCGCCTCCACCGCCGCGCTCGCCCCCACCAACGCCGCCCTGGGCGTGCTGCGCGCCGCGGGGTTCACCCCGGAACGCGCGGTGCACGGGATGCGCGCGGTGCTGGCCTACCTGGTGGGCAGCCTGCTACGCGAGGCCGAGGCCGGGCCGTCGTTCAGCGGCGCGAACCTGGGCGGGGTCTCGGAGCGTTTCGGCGTGCTGCGGGACAGCGGGCAGGAGTACGTCGCGGAGGCCGCGACGCACCTCGCCACCTGCGACCACCTCACCGAGTTCGACTTCGGCCTGGATCTGCTGATCACGGCCCTGGAAGGCTAG